The following are from one region of the Dreissena polymorpha isolate Duluth1 chromosome 2, UMN_Dpol_1.0, whole genome shotgun sequence genome:
- the LOC127868393 gene encoding uncharacterized protein LOC127868393 isoform X2 translates to MTSKTSRHPDITTQWTSSPVVKETRLGRGSCIGEALRCRGLSSETTTIILAAWRRGTLKQYDSAWRKWMSWCMCRETSPFNSSEVTVLQYLEHLRSINKSYSVLNTHKSMLMQTLPFFGNKWCKDCFLIQKFMKGVFHSRPPVPRYQFVWDVTLVLNFLKSLNPLCNLSLKMLTFKVVALLALGNAPRAQTLISMDLSCMKKEGAVLICVLPNLLKTTKLGRPYVMKIEHFKDEKLCILHSLLFYIRVTKPLRKSSKLFISYVTYKAVTSSTIARWLKSVLDLSGINTDYFKAHSFRSASTSAAYAKGCRLKDILSTADWTSDKNFKKFYLRESVDSKSFVNSVFSK, encoded by the exons ATG ACTTCCAAGACATCGAGACATCCTGACATTACCACACAATGGACAAGTTCACCCGTTGTCAAAGAGACTCGACTTGGTCGCGGCAGTTGTATCGGGGAGGCCCTCCGTTGTAGAGGACTTTCATCAGAGACTACAACCATCATCTTGGCTGCCTGGAGAAGAGGAACTCTCAAACAGTATGATTCTGCATGGCGGAAGTGGATGTCTTGGTGTATGTGCAGGGAAACTTCTCCCTTTAACTCATCTGAAGTAACTGTACTTCAATACTTGGAGCATTTAAGGTCTATTAACAAGTCATACTCTGTGTTGAACACTCATAAATCAATGTTAATGCAAACATTACCCTTTTTTGGAAATAAGTGGTGTAAAGACTGTTTTTTAATTCAGAAATTTATGAAGGGAGTTTTTCATTCTCGTCCTCCAGTACCTAGATACCAGTTTGTGTGGGATGTTACTCTTGTATtgaattttttaaagtctttGAATCCATTGtgtaatttatcattaaaaatgttaacatttaaagtgGTTGCACTTTTGGCATTAGGAAATGCACCTAGAGCTCAAACTTTGATTTCTATGGATTTGTCTTGTATGAAAAAAGAAGGGGCTGTGCTTATTTGTGTGTTGCCTAATTTATTGAAAACTACCAAGTTAGGTAGACCTTATGTTATGAAGATTGAACATTTTAAGGATGAAAAATTATGCATTTTGcattctttgttgttttatattagaGTTACGAAACCACTTAGGAAATCTTCAAAATTGTTCATTTCTTATGTGACTTATAAAGCAGTTACATCAAGTACTATTGCTAGATGGCTAAAGAGTGTGTTGGACCTTTCAGGTATAAACACTGATTATTTTAAAGCACATTCATTTCGAAGTGCCTCTACATCAGCTGCATATGCAAAAGGTTGTAGACTTAAAGACATCTTAAGTACAGCTGATTGGACATCAGATAAGAATTTTAAAAAGTTCTATTTGAGGGAGTCTGTTGATTCAAAAAGTTTTGTAAACAGCGTGTTTTCAAAGTaa
- the LOC127868393 gene encoding uncharacterized protein LOC127868393 isoform X1, translated as MTSTRGDDVLRLSDSSDTEFSGFDIVDTPYVAQTIDVCTDDVCTEKRHKSPVKGKKIVKSSKKSKPESKKKPKPDSQKPSCSKSKKQTMDLNNLSSEDLLVLKQKLGLVAEQSDRRPFYDRPNIQVSIDRDDISDNEHISDNEHISDNEHGSSVARKICNELFSNSDSDEEWSPPKTKAMEKGQHIADSLANMINLACSTPCDIEGIVSKYKIPGNLDKACPPIVNAEVWRIMDRKGHASDKGLQDVQAILTAAMVPIIKLAETVKKSNVKVQCKEYIADALTLMGQVQYNISVKRRYGIRPHLNKKYASLCNVSMPITTKLFGDDVTKDLKACDSMFNIGSGKPWWKSKTLRPTHRPYRGSSNYSNYGGAGVGRFQPYPQRGGRPFRRGLSGGSFRGRGGYGQSPSGK; from the coding sequence ATGACCAGCACTCGTGGGGACGATGTCCTCAGACTATCCGACTCGTCGGATACTGAATTTTCTGGTTTCGACATTGTCGACACGCCATACGTTGCTCAAACAATTGATGTTTGTACAGACGATGTCTGTACCGAAAAACGACATAAAAGTCCGGTGAAAGGGAAAAAGATTGTAAAATCCTCTAAAAAATCCAAACCTGAAAGTAAAAAGAAACCTAAACCGGATTCGCAAAAGCCTTCATGTTcgaaaagtaaaaaacaaactaTGGACTTAAATAATTTGTCTTCTGAAGACCTTTTGGTATTGAAACAAAAGCTTGGTTTAGTTGCCGAGCAATCTGACAGAAGACCATTTTATGACAGACCCAATATTCAAGTCTCAATTGATAGAGATGACATTTCGGACAATGAACATATTTCGGATAATGAACACATTTCGGACAATGAACATGGCTCTAGTGTGGCAAGGAAAATTTGTAATGAACTTTTTTCCAATAGTGATTCTGACGAGGAATGGTCGCCTCCCAAAACCAAAGCAATGGAGAAGGGTCAACATATTGCTGATTCCCTTGCTAATATGATTAATTTAGCTTGTAGTACACCTTGTGACATTGAGGGAattgtttctaaatataaaattCCTGGGAACCTTGACAAAGCCTGCCCTCCTATTGTTAATGCCGAGGTGTGGCGTATAATGGATAGAAAAGGCCATGCCTCAGATAAGGGGCTGCAAGATGTGCAGGCAATTTTGACTGCTGCTATGGTTCCCATTATCAAGCTGGCAGAAACAGTTAAAAAGTCAAATGTTAAAGTTCAATGCAAGGAATATATTGCAGATGCCCTTACTCTAATGGGTCAAGTGCAATACAATATTTCTGTTAAACGCAGATATGGTATTAGGCCACACCTGAATAAAAAGTATGCATCACTATGCAATGTTAGTATGCCAATCACTACCAAGTTGTTTGGAGATGATGTTACAAAAGACCTGAAAGCCTGTGACTCAATGTTTAATATAGGATCAGGAAAACCATGGTGGAAGTCAAAGACTCTACGTCCAACTCACAGGCCATACAGAGGCAGTTCCAATTATTCAAATTATGGTGGCGCTGGTGTAGGCCGTTTCCAACCATACCCACAGAGAGGCGGGCGACCTTTTCGAAGGGGTCTCTCAGGTGGCAGTTTTCGAGGACGAGGTGGATACGGCCAATCCCCAAGTGGAAAATAG